A DNA window from Bos indicus x Bos taurus breed Angus x Brahman F1 hybrid chromosome 16, Bos_hybrid_MaternalHap_v2.0, whole genome shotgun sequence contains the following coding sequences:
- the MIIP gene encoding migration and invasion-inhibitory protein isoform X8, producing MVETRDLVQLRQLNLELLRQLWVRQDAVRRSVAKAASESSLDSSSSYDSEMPSSQEMSSVASRASCPQDAHPGDPCGRYWPGDASSGMNSLLPATCLYRESLGPPRPHSVPLLAISDSSDPELSAELDSPGTQEAQALRSILARQGKLSKPRVTNKESPVPEKSWRLRPYLGYDWIAGSLDNTFPITSKPEAFFSKLQKFREANKEECICSGPEPQFLGLQESDAVEGDHECVYCYRVNRRLFLVPADPGTPCRLCRKPRDQRGAGTLAEPAQVRVSIPLSVLDPPHRHRIHRRKSFDASDTLALPRHCLLGWDIIPPKSEKSSAPKTLDLWSSVFSEAHHQKLSATSCPHLAVPTRVPPPTPIWSEPSSMPRPRSPKPKP from the exons ATGGTGGAGACCAGGGACCTAGTGCAGCTGCGGCAGCTCAACCTGGAGCTCCTGCGGCAACTGTGGGTCAGGCAGGATGCCGTGCGGCGGTCCGTGGCCAAGGCAGCCTCAGAA TCGAGCCTGGACTCGAGCAGCAGCTACGACTCAGAGATGCCATCATCCCAAGAGATGTCCTCAGTTGCCTCGAGAGCCTCCTGCCCACAAGATGCCCACCCTGGTGACCCCTGTGGTAGGTACTGGCCTGGCGACGCCAGCTCTGGGATGAACTCTCTCCTACCTGCCACATGCCTATACCGGGAGTCCCTGGGCCCACCGAGGCCCCACTCAGTTCCCTTACTGGCCATCTCAGACTCAAGTGACCCAGAGCTTTCAGCAGAGCTGGACAGTCCAGGAACCCAGGAGGCCCAGGCCCTGAGGTCCATCTTGGCTCGACAGGGCAAGTTGTCCAAG CCAAGAGTGACCAACAAGGAGTCTCCAGTGCCTGAGAAGAGCTGGCGCCTGAGACCCTACCTGGGCTACGACTGGATTGCAG GGTCCCTGGACAACACCTTTCCCATCACCAGCAAGCCTGAGGCCTTCTTCTCGAAGCTACAGAAGTTCCGGGAAGCCAACAAGGAGGAGTGTATTTGCAGTGGCCCTGA ACCCCAGTTCCTAGGCCTGCAGGAGAGTGATGCTGTGGAGGGGGACCACGAAT GTGTGTACTGTTACCGTGTCAACCGGCGCTTGTTTCTGGTGCCTGCGGATCCTGGCACCCCCTGCCGCCTGTGCAGGAAGCCACGGGACCAGCGGGGTGCGGGGACCCTGGCAGAGCCAGCGCAGGTCAG GGTGAGCATCCCACTGTCCGTCCTGGATCCCCCACACCGGCACCGCATCCACCGGCGGAAGAGCTTCGACGCCTCCGACACGCTGGCGCTGCCCCGG CACTGCCTGCTGGGCTGGGACATTATCCCTCCGAAATCTGAGAAAAGCTCAGCCCCCAAAACCCTGGACCTCTGGTCCAGTGTCTTCTCTGAGGCCCACCATCAGAAGCTGTCAGCCACCAGCTGTCCTCACCTG GCTGTGCCAACGCGGGTCCCACCCCCGACCCCAATCTGGTCAGAACCCTCCTCCATGCCTCGGCCCCGCTCCCCCAAGCCGAAGCCCTGA
- the MIIP gene encoding migration and invasion-inhibitory protein isoform X2, with amino-acid sequence MVETRDLVQLRQLNLELLRQLWVRQDAVRRSVAKAASESSLDSSSSYDSEMPSSQEMSSVASRASCPQDAHPGDPCGRYWPGDASSGMNSLLPATCLYRESLGPPRPHSVPLLAISDSSDPELSAELDSPGTQEAQALRSILARQGKLSKRALWEEGDQPHCADGKTEVQRTDLFIVPHGGGSGGSNSYPPAPKPSAEPWGLRQSPRVTNKESPVPEKSWRLRPYLGYDWIAGSLDNTFPITSKPEAFFSKLQKFREANKEECICSGPEPQFLGLQESDAVEGDHECVYCYRVNRRLFLVPADPGTPCRLCRKPRDQRGAGTLAEPAQVRVSIPLSVLDPPHRHRIHRRKSFDASDTLALPRHCLLGWDIIPPKSEKSSAPKTLDLWSSVFSEAHHQKLSATSCPHLAVPTRVPPPTPIWSEPSSMPRPRSPKPKP; translated from the exons ATGGTGGAGACCAGGGACCTAGTGCAGCTGCGGCAGCTCAACCTGGAGCTCCTGCGGCAACTGTGGGTCAGGCAGGATGCCGTGCGGCGGTCCGTGGCCAAGGCAGCCTCAGAA TCGAGCCTGGACTCGAGCAGCAGCTACGACTCAGAGATGCCATCATCCCAAGAGATGTCCTCAGTTGCCTCGAGAGCCTCCTGCCCACAAGATGCCCACCCTGGTGACCCCTGTGGTAGGTACTGGCCTGGCGACGCCAGCTCTGGGATGAACTCTCTCCTACCTGCCACATGCCTATACCGGGAGTCCCTGGGCCCACCGAGGCCCCACTCAGTTCCCTTACTGGCCATCTCAGACTCAAGTGACCCAGAGCTTTCAGCAGAGCTGGACAGTCCAGGAACCCAGGAGGCCCAGGCCCTGAGGTCCATCTTGGCTCGACAGGGCAAGTTGTCCAAG AGAGCACTTTGGGAAGAAGGTGACCAGCCCCATTGTGCAGATGGAAAGACCGAGGTTCAGAGGACAGACTTGTTCATAGTCCCACatggtggggggagtggggggtcAAACTCTTATCCTCCAGCCCCCAAGCCCTCAGCTGAACCCTGGGGCCTACGTCAGAGT CCAAGAGTGACCAACAAGGAGTCTCCAGTGCCTGAGAAGAGCTGGCGCCTGAGACCCTACCTGGGCTACGACTGGATTGCAG GGTCCCTGGACAACACCTTTCCCATCACCAGCAAGCCTGAGGCCTTCTTCTCGAAGCTACAGAAGTTCCGGGAAGCCAACAAGGAGGAGTGTATTTGCAGTGGCCCTGA ACCCCAGTTCCTAGGCCTGCAGGAGAGTGATGCTGTGGAGGGGGACCACGAAT GTGTGTACTGTTACCGTGTCAACCGGCGCTTGTTTCTGGTGCCTGCGGATCCTGGCACCCCCTGCCGCCTGTGCAGGAAGCCACGGGACCAGCGGGGTGCGGGGACCCTGGCAGAGCCAGCGCAGGTCAG GGTGAGCATCCCACTGTCCGTCCTGGATCCCCCACACCGGCACCGCATCCACCGGCGGAAGAGCTTCGACGCCTCCGACACGCTGGCGCTGCCCCGG CACTGCCTGCTGGGCTGGGACATTATCCCTCCGAAATCTGAGAAAAGCTCAGCCCCCAAAACCCTGGACCTCTGGTCCAGTGTCTTCTCTGAGGCCCACCATCAGAAGCTGTCAGCCACCAGCTGTCCTCACCTG GCTGTGCCAACGCGGGTCCCACCCCCGACCCCAATCTGGTCAGAACCCTCCTCCATGCCTCGGCCCCGCTCCCCCAAGCCGAAGCCCTGA
- the MIIP gene encoding migration and invasion-inhibitory protein isoform X11, with the protein MVETRDLVQLRQLNLELLRQLWVRQDAVRRSVAKAASESSLDSSSSYDSEMPSSQEMSSVASRASCPQDAHPGDPCGRYWPGDASSGMNSLLPATCLYRESLGPPRPHSVPLLAISDSSDPELSAELDSPGTQEAQALRSILARQGKLSKRALWEEGDQPHCADGKTEVQRTDLFIVPHGGGSGGSNSYPPAPKPSAEPWGLRQSPRVTNKESPVPEKSWRLRPYLGYDWIAGSLDNTFPITSKPEAFFSKLQKFREANKEECICSGPEPQFLGLQESDAVEGDHECECKHLVTPEPSQGLGAWGGS; encoded by the exons ATGGTGGAGACCAGGGACCTAGTGCAGCTGCGGCAGCTCAACCTGGAGCTCCTGCGGCAACTGTGGGTCAGGCAGGATGCCGTGCGGCGGTCCGTGGCCAAGGCAGCCTCAGAA TCGAGCCTGGACTCGAGCAGCAGCTACGACTCAGAGATGCCATCATCCCAAGAGATGTCCTCAGTTGCCTCGAGAGCCTCCTGCCCACAAGATGCCCACCCTGGTGACCCCTGTGGTAGGTACTGGCCTGGCGACGCCAGCTCTGGGATGAACTCTCTCCTACCTGCCACATGCCTATACCGGGAGTCCCTGGGCCCACCGAGGCCCCACTCAGTTCCCTTACTGGCCATCTCAGACTCAAGTGACCCAGAGCTTTCAGCAGAGCTGGACAGTCCAGGAACCCAGGAGGCCCAGGCCCTGAGGTCCATCTTGGCTCGACAGGGCAAGTTGTCCAAG AGAGCACTTTGGGAAGAAGGTGACCAGCCCCATTGTGCAGATGGAAAGACCGAGGTTCAGAGGACAGACTTGTTCATAGTCCCACatggtggggggagtggggggtcAAACTCTTATCCTCCAGCCCCCAAGCCCTCAGCTGAACCCTGGGGCCTACGTCAGAGT CCAAGAGTGACCAACAAGGAGTCTCCAGTGCCTGAGAAGAGCTGGCGCCTGAGACCCTACCTGGGCTACGACTGGATTGCAG GGTCCCTGGACAACACCTTTCCCATCACCAGCAAGCCTGAGGCCTTCTTCTCGAAGCTACAGAAGTTCCGGGAAGCCAACAAGGAGGAGTGTATTTGCAGTGGCCCTGA ACCCCAGTTCCTAGGCCTGCAGGAGAGTGATGCTGTGGAGGGGGACCACGAATGTGAGTGTAAACACTTGGTTACCCCAGAGCCCAGCCaaggcctgggggcctggggaggcAGCTGA